Proteins from a genomic interval of Watersipora subatra chromosome 10, tzWatSuba1.1, whole genome shotgun sequence:
- the LOC137406918 gene encoding uncharacterized protein, with protein sequence MVDVGLKPKLLQKFVKTVHEIMKSGESEKKGRIKKRKKRGIRWKMGKREKDKIVENRKREKIKIEKKRKKKIKRGKLREKIKRKKRKMESDRKKRDIKRRNGKQEKGRKKESNGEGKKQ encoded by the coding sequence ATGGTTGACGTTGGTTTAAAACCCAAACTGCTTCAGAAGTTTGTGAAAACAGTTCATGAAATCATGAAATCAGGAGAATCAGAGAAAAAAGGGCgaataaaaaaaagaaaaaaaagaggAATAAGATGGAAAATgggaaaaagagaaaaagataAAATTGTAGAGaacagaaagagagagaaaataaaaatagagaaaaagagaaagaaaaaaatcaaaagaggaaaactgagagaaaaaataaagagaaaaaagagaaagatGGAGAGTGATAGAAAAAAGAGGGACATAAAAAGGAGAAATGGAAAGCAAGAGAAAGGGAGGAAAAAGGAAAGCAATGGAGAGGGAAAAAAGCAGtga